CGACCCGCGTGAAATCGTCTTTACCTCTGGCGCGACCGAATCCGACAACCTCGCTATCAAAGGTGCGGCTAATTTCTACCAGAAAAAAGGCAAGCACATCATCACCAGCAAAACCGAGCATAAAGCGGTGCTGGATACCTGCCGTCAGCTGGAGCGCGAAGGCTTTGAGGTGACTTACCTCGCCCCGCAGAGCAACGGCATTATCGATCTTAAAGAACTCGAAGCCGCGATGCGTGACGACACCATCCTGGTGTCCATCATGCACGTGAACAACGAAATCGGCGTGGTGCAGGATATCGCGACCATCGGCGAAATGTGCCGCGCGCGCGGTATCATCTATCACGTTGACGCTACTCAGAGCGTGGGCAAACTGCCTATCGACCTGACCCAGCTGAAAGTGGATCTGATGTCCTTCACTGGTCACAAAATCTATGGCCCGAAAGGCATCGGCGCGCTCTACGTGCGTCGTAAACCGCGTATCCGCATCGAAGCGCAGATGCACGGCGGCGGTCACGAGCGCGGTATGCGTTCCGGTACGCTGCCGGTTCACCAGATAGTCGGCATGGGCGAAGCCTATCGTATCGCGAAAGAAGAGATGGCGAGCGAAATGGAACGTCTGCGCGGTCTGCGTAACCGTCTGTGGAACGGCATCAAAGATATCGAAGAAGTTTACCTGAACGGCGATCTTGAGCAGGGCGTTCCGACCATCCTGAACGTGAGCTTCAACTATGTTGAAGGCGAGTCGCTGATCATGGCGCTGAAAGACCTGGCGGTATCCTCAGGTTCCGCCTGTACCTCTGCGAGCCTCGAGCCGTCTTACGTGCTGCGCGCGCTGGGTATGAATGACGAACTGGCGCACAGCTCTATCCGTTTCTCTCTGGGCCGTTTCACGACTGAAGAAGAGATCGACTACACCATCGAACTGGTTCGCAAATCTATCGGCCGTCTGCGCGACCTCTCTCCGCTGTGGGAGATGTTTAAGCAGGGCGTGGATTTAACCACCATCGAATGGGCTCATCATTAATCGGTATCGGATTCAGGAGAAATAACACATGGCATACAGCGAAAAAGTCATCGATCATTACGAAAACCCGCGCAACGTCGGCTCTTTTGATAACAACGACGACAACGTCGGCAGCGGCATGGTCGGCGCGCCGGCGTGCGGCGACGTGATGAAGTTGCAGATCAAAGTCAACAATGAAGGTATCATTGAAGACGCACGCTTCAAAACCTACGGCTGCGGCTCCGCTATCGCGTCCAGCTCGCTGGTCACCGAGTGGGTCAAAGGCAAATCCCTGGACGAAGCGCAGGCAATTAAAAATACCGACATCGCAGACGAACTCGAACTGCCGCCGGTAAAAATTCACTGCTCTATCCTGGCGGAAGACGCCATCAAAGCCGCTATTGCGGACTATAAAAGCAAACGTGAAGCAAAATAATCATTGATGAGTTGAGGTTGTAGTATGTCGATTACCCTTAGCGACACCGCCGCCGCGCGCGTCAACGCTTTCCTGGCCAACCGCGGTAAAGGTTTTGGCCTGCGTCTTGGCGTGCGTACGTCCGGCTGTTCCGGCATGGCCTATGTGCTGGAATTTGTTGACGCGCCGCAGCCAGAAGATACGGTGTTCGAAGACAAGGGCGTGAAGGTGGTGGTCGATGGTAAAAGCCTGCAATTCCTTAATGGCACTCAGCTGGACTTCGTCAAAGAAGGCCTGAACGAAGGGTTTAAATTCACCAACCCGAACGTTAAAGATGAGTGCGGCTGCGGCGAAAGCTTTAACGTCTGATAATCTTTCCCGCCTCTCCCCGTCTGCACCAGCCGCAGGCGGGGTATTTGCTTTATCACGTTGACTGACCCCGAGACTGTTATGGATTACTTCACCCTCTTTGGGCTGCAGGCCCGTTATGCGCTGGACAGTGCCCAACTGGCGGCTCGTTACCAGGATCTGCAACGTCAGTATCACCCCGATAAATACGCCAGCCGCTCCCAGGCCGAACAACTGGCGGCGCTCTCGCAATCCGCCACTATCAATCAGGCATGGCAAACGCTGCGCCATCCGCTGACGCGCGCGGAATATCTGCTCTCTCTGCACGGCTTTGATCTGGCGAATGAACAGCACACCGTGCGCGACACCGCGTTTCTGATGGAGCAACTGGAGCTTCGCGAAGCGCTGGATGAGATTGAGCAGGCCAAAGACGCCGACCGCCTCGAAGCCTTCGTCCGTAACGTCAAAGCAATGTATCAGGAACGCCATCAGCATATGGTCACGGAGCTGGATGACGGCGCGTGGGCGCAGGCGGCCGATACGGTACGCAAGCTGCGTTTTCTCGACAAGCTGTTAAGCCAGTCAGAACAACTCGAAGAAAAGTGGCTCGATTTTTAATTCTGGAAGCTCAACATGGCCTTATTACAAATCAGTGAGCCCGGCATGAGTAGCGCGCCGCACCAGCGCAGACTGGCGGCGGGCATCGATCTTGGCACCACGCATTCGCTGGTCGCAACGGTTCGCAGCGGCCAGCCGGAAACGCTGGCCGACCATCAGGGGCGTCACCTGCTGCCGTCCGTGGTGCACTACCAGGCACAGGGCTATAACGTAGGTTATGACGCCCGCGCCCAGGCGGCGGACGATCCGGTAAACACCATCAGCTCCGTGAAGCGTCTGATGGGCCGCTCCCTCGCCGACATTCAGGCGCGCTACCCGCATCTGCCGTATCAGCTGCGCGCGAGCGAAAACGGCCTGCCGATGATCGATACCCCGGCAGGGCTGTTGAACCCGGTACGCGTCTCCGCCGATATTCTCAAAGCCCTGGCCGAACGCGCGCGTGAAGCGCTGGCGGGCGATCTCGACGGCGTAGTCATCACCGTTCCGGCCTACTTTGACGATGCGCAGCGCCAGGGCACCAAAGACGCCGCGCGTCTTGCCGGGCTGCATGTGCTGCGCCTGCTGAATGAACCGACCGCGGCGGCGATCGCCTACGGCCTCGATTCCGGTCAGGAAGGCGTTATCGCCGTCTACGATTTAGGCGGCGGCACGTTTGATATCTCCGTGCTGCGCTTAAGCCGCGGCGTGTTTGAAGTGCTGGCGACGGGCGGCGATTCCGCGCTCGGCGGCGACGATTTCGACCATCTGCTGGCGGATTATATTCGCGAGCAGGCGGGTATCACCGATCGCAGCGACAACCGCATTCAGCGCCAGCTGCTCGACGCCGCCACCCAGGCGAAAATCGAACTCAGCGACGCCGATGTCGCGCAGGTGAACGTGGCAGGCTGGCAGGGCAGTATTACCCGCGAGCAGTTCAATGAACTTATCGCGCCGCTGGTCAAGCGCACGCTGCTCTCATGCCGTCGCGCGCTGAAAGACGCGGGCGTGGAAGCAAGCGACGTGCTGGAAGTGGTCATGGTAGGCGGTTCAACCCGCGTGCCGCTGGTGCGCGAGCGCGTCGGCGAGTTTTTTGGCCGCACGCCGCTTACCTCCATAGACCCGGATCGTGTGGTCGCCATTGGCGCGGCTATCCAGGCCGATATTCTGGTGGGCAACAAGCCGGACAGCGAAATGCTGCTGCTGGACGTTATCCCGCTGTCGCTCGGTCTTGAAACCATGGGCGGCCTGGTGGAGAAAGTCATCCCGCGCAATACCACGATCCCGGTGGCGCGCGCGCAGGAGTTCACCACCTTTAAAGATGGCCAGACCGCGATGGCGATTCACGTCATGCAGGGCGAGCGTGAACTGGTGCAGGATTGCCGATCGCTTGCGCGCTTTACGCTGCGCGGCATCCCGGCGATGCCAGCAGGCGGCGCGCATATCCGCGTCACCTTCCAGGTAGATGCTGATGGCCTGCTGAGCGTGACGGCGATGGAGAAATCCACCGGTGTGGAAGCCTCCATTCAGGTGAAACCGTCCTACGGGCTGACCGACGGCGAAATCGCCAGCATGATTCAGGACTCCATGAGCTTTGCCGAGCAGGACGTGCAGGCACGTATGCTCGCCGAGCAGAAAGTGGAAGCCGCACGAGTGCTGGAAAGTCTCGACGGCGCGCTGAAAAGCGACGGTGCGCTGCTTAGCGCGACCGAGCGCGCCGCCATTGATGACGCGATGGCGCAGTTGCGCGCCGCCGCGGAAGGCGACGACGCCAGCGCCATTGAAGACGCCATAAAAAATACAGATAAACAGACCCAGGAGTTTGCCGCTCGCCGCATGGATGAATCCATCCGTCAGGCGCTGAAAGGCCACTCCGTTGACGAGGTTTAATAATGCCTAAGATTGTTTTTTTGCCTCATCAGGATCTTTGCCCTGATGGCGCAGTACTGGAAGCGCAAAGCGGTGAAACCATTCTTGACGTTGCGCTGCGCAACGGCATTGAAATTGAACACGCCTGTGAGAAATCGTGCGCCTGCACCACCTGCCACTGCATCGTGCGTGAAGGTTTCGATTCGCTGCCGGAAAGCACCGAAGATGAAGACGACATGCTGGATAAAGCGTGGGGTCTGGAGCCGGAAAGCCGTCTGAGCTGCCAGGCGCGCGTCACGGACGAAGATCTGGTGGTGGAGATGCCGCGTTACACCATCAACCACGCCAGGGAGCATTAATATGGGACTGAAATGGACCGACAGCCGCGAAATCGGCGAGGCGCTGTATGACAGCCGCCCGGACGTGGATCCGAAAACCGTGCGTTTTACCGATATGCACCAGTGGATCTGCGACCTCGAAGATTTCGATGACGATCCACAGGCCTCTAATGAAAAGATTTTAGAGGCTATACTGCTGGTCTGGTTAGACGAAGCAGAATAACGCAACGGGCTGCCAGAAGGCGGCCCGTTTTCGTTGCGCATCAGGCAATATAAGGAAAATAAAATGACCGAAGCCATGAAGATTACCCTTTCCCGTGAGCCTGCCGATGCTCGCTGGGGCGAAAAAGCACTGTACAGTTTTACGCAAGACGGTATCGCTCTGCACCTGACGGGCAAAGACGATCTCGGTTTGATTCAGCGCGCCGGGCGAAAAATCGACGGCCAGGGGCTCAAGCACGTTGAGCTTGCCGGCGATGGCTGGGATGTGGAGAAAAGCTGGGCGTTCTGGATGGGCTATCGCGGCCCGAAAGGCAAACGCACCGTCACCTGGGCGCCGCTTGACGACGCGCAGCAGAAAGAGCTGAACAACCGCCTGAAAGTCATCGACTGGGTGCGCGATGTTATCAACGCCCCGGCGGAAGAGATGGGGCCAGAACACCTGGCGCAGCGCGCGGTTGATCTGCTGGCGGATGTCGGCGGCGAGCGCGTGAGCTACCGCATCACCAAAGGCGAGGATCTGCGCGAGCAGAACTACATGGGCCTGCACACCGTAGGCCGCGGCTCTGAACGCCCGCCGGTACTGCTGGCGCTCGATTTTAACCCGACGGGCGATGCGAACGCGCCGGTCTATGCCTGCCTCGTCGGCAAAGGCATTACGTTTGACTCCGGCGGTTACAGCATCAAGCAGACCGCGTTTATGGATTCGATGAAGTCCGATATGGGCGGCGCGGCGCTGGTGACCGGCTCGCTGGCGTTCGCCATTACGCGCGGCCTGAACAAGCGCGTGAAGCTTATCCTCTGCTGCGCGGATAACATGATTAGCGGCAACGCCTTCCGTCTGGGCGATATCATTCGCTACCGCAACGGCAAAACCGTGGAAGTGATGAACACCGACGCGGAAGGGCGTCTGGTGCTGGCGGACGGGCTGATCGACGCCAGCGCTCAGAAGCCGGAGCTAATTATCGACGCCGCGACGCTGACCGGTGCTGCCAAAACGGCGCTCGGCAACGATTACCATGCGCTGTTTAGCTTTGACGACGCGCTGGCGAACCGTCTGCTGCAAAGCGCGCAGGCTGAAAACGAAGCCTTCTGGCGTCTGCCGCTGGCGGAGTTTCACCGCAACCAGTTGCCGTCGAACTTTGCCGAGCTCAACAACACGGCGGGCGGCGCGTATCCGGCGGGCGCCAGCACCGCGGCGGGTTTCCTGTCGCACTTTGTCGAAAACTACCAGCAGGGCTGGCTGCATATCGACTGTTCCGCCACGTATCGTAAAGCGGCGGTGGAGCAGTGGGCGGCGGGCGCGACCGGCATCGGCGTGCGCACGCTGGCGAATCTGCTGACCGGCGAGTAAGGGCGGGCGTGGCGGGTACCCGCCCTGCAAACAACGTGTTATTCCTGTAGGGTGGGTAAGCGAAGCGCACCCACCAACGCGATAATAATGTGAAGCGATGATTGCGCTGCTTTATCCGCCTTACATCACCATTAACGCTTCCCCCTCTCCGGCAGGAGAGGGCCGGAGCGAGAGGCTTTCCTCTCGCTCATCAATGACAAATTAAAAGCTATGTCCGAAACGAAAAACGAAAACAACGCAGAAAAAAACGAACTCGAAATCCTGCTGGAAAAGGCCGCGGCGGAGCCTGCGTTCCGTCCGGCGTTTTTCCGCACGCTGCTGGAATCCACCGTCTGGGTGCCAGGCGAAGCGGCGGATGGCGAAGCGGTGGTCGCTGAAAGCGCGGTGGATCTTCAGCACTGGGAAAAAGACGACGGCACGTCGGTGATCCCTTTCTTTAGCTCTCCTGCTGCGCTGGAACAGGCGGTGGAAGGCGAGCAGGCTTTCGTGGCGATGCCGGTGCGCACGCTCTTTGAAATGACGCTTGGCGAAACGCTGTTCCTTAACGCCAAACTGCCAACCGGCAAAGAGTTTACGCCCAATGAGATTCGCCACCTGATAAGCCCGGAAGGTTCGGCGCTCAGCCAGCAGGAAGTGCTGGAAGGCGGCGCGTCGCTGCTGCTTTCCGAAGTGGCCGAACCGCCTGCGCAAATGATCGAATCATTGACCGTACTGTTCAAAGAGATGAAAACGGTAAAACGCGCGTATTTGTGCCTTTTAAAAGAGCACGCCGACGAGCCCGCGAACTATCTTATCGGCATTGAGGCGGACGGCGACATCGAGCCGGTGATTAACGCCGCTGGCAGCGTAGCGACCGACACCCTGCCCGGCGACGAGCCGGTGGATATCTGCCAGGTGGTGGAAGGTGAGAAGGGCATCAGCCACTTTATGATGGCGCACCTGACGCCGTTCTACGAACGCCGCTGGGGCAGCTTCCTGCGCGATTTCAAACAAAACCGCATTATCTGACATACCCTTCACGCGGCACTCAATGCCGCGTTTTTCTTTCCCGTTAACACATTGTTTTTAGTAGCAAGCCAAATTCTGGTAGGCCGCGCCTGCGGGCTCGCTTTGTTAAGCTTTCCCGTTCGTATCCTCCCTGCGAATGCAATCTCGTTAACTGTGTTAATCACAGGCAGGGAACTATTCTCTCAATTAATGGATTAATGCCGGGATCGCCATCATGACCAAAAAGAGTTTCGCTTATCTCTTTTTATTGCCCCTCGCTATTTTACTGTTTGCCGTTTTGCAATATCACCGTGTCGCCACACTTCTGGACCGGGCAGAATATGAACAAGAGATTCTCGTTAAAGCAGAAAAGCTCGTAAACCATAACTTTACCGGGCCGACAGAAATAGAGTACCAACGCGAAGGCGCGGATAAAGCCGAACTGATAGATGCAGGCAATGCGCAGACAGATGCCTCGATTTTTCTGTCGCAAAACAAAAAAGCGCTCTCTGTTGCCAGACCGATGCTTTATCTGGCTTACGCGGGGCTCGGCCTATCCTTGCTTTATTTACTGATCAATAGCGCCCTGATAGCGCTGGGCTATCTGGGAGCGAAAAAAGGAAGACGTTCCCAGCACGATCTTGTCCAGGCCTTTGATTTTTGCCGAACCTGGCTGCCATTTATGCTGGCGGCGCAGGTGCTTTTTCTTACGCTTTCAATAAGCTGTCTGATTTTTTATGAATTAACCGGCTTGATGAGCACCGCGAAGGATGGCGGCGATATTCTGGCGGGCGGTTACTTCTTCCTGCTGGGGATCGGATATATTATTTTTATTATCTGGCGGCTGGTGAAAATGCTGTCAAAAAGCTTCTCGCTTTTTCAGCCTGAACCTAAGCCGGTGATGGGACGTAACCTCAGCCGCGACGATGCGCCAGCATTATGGGCCAGGGTGGAAAGGCTCGCTCTCAGGCTTGAAACCATTACGCCGGATAATATCGTGGCAGGGTTAACAGAGAATTTTTATGTAACGGCCAACCCTGTCCGGCTGAATACAGGCGAAATACTGACGGGACAGACGCTTTATTTTTCACTCCCGTGGGCATCGTTACTGAATGAAGCGGAAATTGACGCCGTGTTAGGGCATGAGCTTGGGCATTTTGCCGGGAAAGATACGGAATATAGCCTTCGCTTTGCGCCGCTTTACGCGCGATTTAGCAGCAGTATTGACGCTGTGTTCGGCTTAAGAAAAAACGCGCCCGGATATATGAATGTCGATTTTAATACGGCGATGAGTAGTTGCTACTATGTGCTCGGACAGTTCCACGATACGGTCATGTACTGGCGCCAGCGCCGCGAGCATGGGGCCGATGAAATGGGCGCGAAGGCAAGCACGCCGCTGGCGCTCTCCTCATCGCTGCTGCGTATCGCTGCACTCAGCAATCCGGTAGATGAATATCTGAATGAGGTTTATCACGCGCGTGTTGCGCCTGATGACGTTGTCGCCGCTTTGCTCGCCCATCTTCAGACGTTGCCCTTGCCCGATCCGCGGGCATTTCTTGAGAACGAAACGGCGCATCCCTACGACACGCACCCCAGCTGTCGGGCGCGTATTGAGGCGTTAGGCTGCACAACCGATGAGGCGGCCTTGATTGCCGCGCGTCCGGTGACAGGCGATTCCTTCGCGCATTTATTTCTGCTGGTTAATGATTTTCAGGCGCTTTGCCGCACCCTTAGCGCTGAACTGACCGGCGAAATCACGCAATACCGCGATAACTATAAACAGTCTCTGGAAACCGTTTTAAACCGTGCCGCCAAAGAGACTGTCATCTACGCACGCCCTAAAATTGCTATCGGGGGAGTGCTGGTCTTTTTGTACTTCCTGTACGCCACGCTGAGCGGACTGTTTAATCCCGACCTGACATTCCCCCCCAATGACAAGAGTTATACCCTGATGGGACTGTTGCTGGCGTGTGCTGTCATCGCCGGGCTTGGCCTGCGTCGCGTCATAAAGGTCTGGAAGCGAGGCAAGCAGCCCGTCATGGTTCTGCGCCACGGTAGTGTCAGCTTTCATATGCTGGGCGCTCCGGTGCCGTTGGCAGCGCTCACGGGCTATGCGTTTTTTAAAACCCGCCGCGGCTTGCGGATTGGTTTTACCTATAAGGAAGGCTATGAGCCGCCGAAGCGTACTGATAATCGCTGGCTTACCTATACGCACTGCTCCTCGACCGAACCTTTCTTTTACGTGACGGCTTACGGCAAGCTCAGAGACGCCAGCGGCGCGCCTGTTTCGCAAGAACAACTCGCTGAACTGCTGGATACTTATCTCAGCGCTTCTGTCGCCGAGCATGAAATCAAAGACTTTCAATAAAAATCAGGGGGCCACAAAGGCCCCGTTCACCTGAGGCCATACCTCAATTCTGGATGGATTAACAAGGAAACGACGTAACAATGAACAGGAAGCATCTCGCTTATCTTTTTCTGGTGCCGCTGCTGGTGGCCTGCTATGCGGTCTGGCAGCACTGGCGCGTCAGCGACATTCTGGAGAGCGTCGACAGCTCCAACAGCCTGATCCAGACGGCGAGCGACGCGCTGAAGCAGGACCCGAAAGCGATCATTGAATTCACCAGCGACGGGAAAAACTACCGCGTTCCCGCGACAGAAGTCATTGAGAGCGAACGGAGCGTTCAGAACGAATACGCGGGCCAGATCATGCTGGCGCGCACCCAGAGCGGGCTGGCGTCTTTCGCCGTCGGGCTGGCGCTGCTGTGCATGGTGCTGAACGCCGGAGCGATCGCGCTGTGTCGGCGCAGCGTGACCATCGCGAAGCAGTCGCAGGATGCGCTGGTACAGGCATTTGATAAGTGCCGCAAACTGCTGCCGTGGCTGATGGTGTCGCAGATTGTCTGCTGCGGCCTGGCGCTGTTCGCGGTCGTCGGGTATGAGACGCTCTGGTTCGCCACGCATTACAAAATGAACGCCGGCGGCATCAAAGTGATGCTGTTCGCGCTGGTGATCCTGTTCGGTATTCTCTGGGTGCTTTATAAAAGCCTCGGCAGCATTCGCCGCTGCTTCGCGCTATTCCAGCCGGAGCCGAATCACGTGGTGGGCTATAACCTGACCCGCGAGCAGGCACCCGCCCTCTGGAGCATGGTGGAAGCGCTGTCGCAGAAAACCGGGGCGATGATGCCGGATAACATCGTGGTCGGGATGCTGGAAGGCTTTTATGTCACCGCCAACAGCGTGCAGCTGGAAGACGGCCCGCTGCTGACCGGCCAGACGCTCTATTTTCCGCTCACCTGGG
The genomic region above belongs to Cronobacter malonaticus LMG 23826 and contains:
- the iscS gene encoding cysteine desulfurase, which translates into the protein MKLPIYLDYSATTPVDPRVAEKMMQFLTMDGTFGNPASRSHRFGWQAEEAVDIARNQVADLIGADPREIVFTSGATESDNLAIKGAANFYQKKGKHIITSKTEHKAVLDTCRQLEREGFEVTYLAPQSNGIIDLKELEAAMRDDTILVSIMHVNNEIGVVQDIATIGEMCRARGIIYHVDATQSVGKLPIDLTQLKVDLMSFTGHKIYGPKGIGALYVRRKPRIRIEAQMHGGGHERGMRSGTLPVHQIVGMGEAYRIAKEEMASEMERLRGLRNRLWNGIKDIEEVYLNGDLEQGVPTILNVSFNYVEGESLIMALKDLAVSSGSACTSASLEPSYVLRALGMNDELAHSSIRFSLGRFTTEEEIDYTIELVRKSIGRLRDLSPLWEMFKQGVDLTTIEWAHH
- the iscU gene encoding Fe-S cluster assembly scaffold IscU; the protein is MAYSEKVIDHYENPRNVGSFDNNDDNVGSGMVGAPACGDVMKLQIKVNNEGIIEDARFKTYGCGSAIASSSLVTEWVKGKSLDEAQAIKNTDIADELELPPVKIHCSILAEDAIKAAIADYKSKREAK
- the iscA gene encoding iron-sulfur cluster assembly protein IscA; translation: MSITLSDTAAARVNAFLANRGKGFGLRLGVRTSGCSGMAYVLEFVDAPQPEDTVFEDKGVKVVVDGKSLQFLNGTQLDFVKEGLNEGFKFTNPNVKDECGCGESFNV
- the hscB gene encoding co-chaperone HscB — encoded protein: MDYFTLFGLQARYALDSAQLAARYQDLQRQYHPDKYASRSQAEQLAALSQSATINQAWQTLRHPLTRAEYLLSLHGFDLANEQHTVRDTAFLMEQLELREALDEIEQAKDADRLEAFVRNVKAMYQERHQHMVTELDDGAWAQAADTVRKLRFLDKLLSQSEQLEEKWLDF
- the hscA gene encoding Fe-S protein assembly chaperone HscA, whose product is MALLQISEPGMSSAPHQRRLAAGIDLGTTHSLVATVRSGQPETLADHQGRHLLPSVVHYQAQGYNVGYDARAQAADDPVNTISSVKRLMGRSLADIQARYPHLPYQLRASENGLPMIDTPAGLLNPVRVSADILKALAERAREALAGDLDGVVITVPAYFDDAQRQGTKDAARLAGLHVLRLLNEPTAAAIAYGLDSGQEGVIAVYDLGGGTFDISVLRLSRGVFEVLATGGDSALGGDDFDHLLADYIREQAGITDRSDNRIQRQLLDAATQAKIELSDADVAQVNVAGWQGSITREQFNELIAPLVKRTLLSCRRALKDAGVEASDVLEVVMVGGSTRVPLVRERVGEFFGRTPLTSIDPDRVVAIGAAIQADILVGNKPDSEMLLLDVIPLSLGLETMGGLVEKVIPRNTTIPVARAQEFTTFKDGQTAMAIHVMQGERELVQDCRSLARFTLRGIPAMPAGGAHIRVTFQVDADGLLSVTAMEKSTGVEASIQVKPSYGLTDGEIASMIQDSMSFAEQDVQARMLAEQKVEAARVLESLDGALKSDGALLSATERAAIDDAMAQLRAAAEGDDASAIEDAIKNTDKQTQEFAARRMDESIRQALKGHSVDEV
- the fdx gene encoding ISC system 2Fe-2S type ferredoxin, producing the protein MPKIVFLPHQDLCPDGAVLEAQSGETILDVALRNGIEIEHACEKSCACTTCHCIVREGFDSLPESTEDEDDMLDKAWGLEPESRLSCQARVTDEDLVVEMPRYTINHAREH
- the iscX gene encoding Fe-S cluster assembly protein IscX, with the translated sequence MGLKWTDSREIGEALYDSRPDVDPKTVRFTDMHQWICDLEDFDDDPQASNEKILEAILLVWLDEAE
- the pepB gene encoding aminopeptidase PepB, translated to MTEAMKITLSREPADARWGEKALYSFTQDGIALHLTGKDDLGLIQRAGRKIDGQGLKHVELAGDGWDVEKSWAFWMGYRGPKGKRTVTWAPLDDAQQKELNNRLKVIDWVRDVINAPAEEMGPEHLAQRAVDLLADVGGERVSYRITKGEDLREQNYMGLHTVGRGSERPPVLLALDFNPTGDANAPVYACLVGKGITFDSGGYSIKQTAFMDSMKSDMGGAALVTGSLAFAITRGLNKRVKLILCCADNMISGNAFRLGDIIRYRNGKTVEVMNTDAEGRLVLADGLIDASAQKPELIIDAATLTGAAKTALGNDYHALFSFDDALANRLLQSAQAENEAFWRLPLAEFHRNQLPSNFAELNNTAGGAYPAGASTAAGFLSHFVENYQQGWLHIDCSATYRKAAVEQWAAGATGIGVRTLANLLTGE
- the sseB gene encoding enhanced serine sensitivity protein SseB, with protein sequence MSETKNENNAEKNELEILLEKAAAEPAFRPAFFRTLLESTVWVPGEAADGEAVVAESAVDLQHWEKDDGTSVIPFFSSPAALEQAVEGEQAFVAMPVRTLFEMTLGETLFLNAKLPTGKEFTPNEIRHLISPEGSALSQQEVLEGGASLLLSEVAEPPAQMIESLTVLFKEMKTVKRAYLCLLKEHADEPANYLIGIEADGDIEPVINAAGSVATDTLPGDEPVDICQVVEGEKGISHFMMAHLTPFYERRWGSFLRDFKQNRII
- a CDS encoding M48 family metallopeptidase, with protein sequence MTKKSFAYLFLLPLAILLFAVLQYHRVATLLDRAEYEQEILVKAEKLVNHNFTGPTEIEYQREGADKAELIDAGNAQTDASIFLSQNKKALSVARPMLYLAYAGLGLSLLYLLINSALIALGYLGAKKGRRSQHDLVQAFDFCRTWLPFMLAAQVLFLTLSISCLIFYELTGLMSTAKDGGDILAGGYFFLLGIGYIIFIIWRLVKMLSKSFSLFQPEPKPVMGRNLSRDDAPALWARVERLALRLETITPDNIVAGLTENFYVTANPVRLNTGEILTGQTLYFSLPWASLLNEAEIDAVLGHELGHFAGKDTEYSLRFAPLYARFSSSIDAVFGLRKNAPGYMNVDFNTAMSSCYYVLGQFHDTVMYWRQRREHGADEMGAKASTPLALSSSLLRIAALSNPVDEYLNEVYHARVAPDDVVAALLAHLQTLPLPDPRAFLENETAHPYDTHPSCRARIEALGCTTDEAALIAARPVTGDSFAHLFLLVNDFQALCRTLSAELTGEITQYRDNYKQSLETVLNRAAKETVIYARPKIAIGGVLVFLYFLYATLSGLFNPDLTFPPNDKSYTLMGLLLACAVIAGLGLRRVIKVWKRGKQPVMVLRHGSVSFHMLGAPVPLAALTGYAFFKTRRGLRIGFTYKEGYEPPKRTDNRWLTYTHCSSTEPFFYVTAYGKLRDASGAPVSQEQLAELLDTYLSASVAEHEIKDFQ